The Prunus persica cultivar Lovell chromosome G8, Prunus_persica_NCBIv2, whole genome shotgun sequence genome includes a region encoding these proteins:
- the LOC18768063 gene encoding probable serine/threonine-protein kinase PBL5, producing the protein MILEEVFKDLIKKKKKKKKNVVLVGIPIGSQSRELLGWALVKVAEPGDCVIAVHVCRSSDFASKAKTILDGYLEGYEGLCDMKKVDLTTQVLTGRSIQKALVREAKNHATLAIVVGTSKPNTLGGWDSTAKFCAKKLPPTTDVVAIHNGKIVFRRCTSNQLPGFTGDPRPSLSQIENLTSKGSSSEFGDFEEDTETVKSFSDMAQSSQDGSKHSSEDLKNEHKRVPCRSTSLGAGEHVGKSLGWPLLRRATSANPQFPAPRDMSVVQWVMSLPDRSPQQSPQCSTIKENPFERGISDIVDEVIKDSCSDLDELPEKLKRLLETNSSGCRWFSHEVLKNSTSQFSSENLIGKGGCNLVFKGTLADGKQVAVKLMKSSKEAWTDFAHEVDIVSSLKHEHILPLLGFCIEDNVLISVYDFLPKGSLEGNLHGKNIGKSVLPWEVRFNVAVGIAESLNYLHNECSPPVIHRDVKSSNILLTKEFVPQLSDFGLAIWGPTTTSFLTECDVVGTFGYLAPEYFMYGKISDKIDVYAFGVVLLELLSGRKPIGSETPKEQESLVMWAKPKIDRGDVKDILDPSLGGKFDEVQVLRMVHAAKLCITRSARLRPKMSAILKLLKGDSDVEKQVNSQSFDLEDSEIHDDNDDDEVYPNSCAASHLGLALLDVDDDTTSFSSAERSNSVSWEEYLKGRWSRSSSFD; encoded by the exons ATGATACTTGAGGAGGTGTTCAAGGATcttataaagaagaagaagaagaagaagaagaatgttgTGTTGGTTGGGATTCCAATTGGTAGCCAGAGTAGAGAGCTGCTCGGCTGGGCTCTGGTGAAAGTCGCTGAACCCGGAGATTGCGTCATTGCAGTTCATGTCTGTCGAAGTTCTG ATTTCGCCTCGAAAGCCAAGACGATATTGGATGGTTACCTAGAGGGTTATGAGGGGCTATGTGATATGAAAAAG GTAGACCTCACCACTCAGGTCTTGACAGGAAGGTCAATCCAAAAAGCTCTAGTTAGAGAGGCAAAGAACCATGCTACTCTGGCCATAGTTGTAGGCACAAGCAAGCCAAACACTCTTGG GGGTTGGGATTCTACGGCAAAATTCTGTGCTAAGAAATTGCCACCAACCACTGATGTTGTGGCCATCCACAATGGGAAAATTGTGTTCAGAAGGTGCACCAGTAATCAACTACCAG GTTTCACAGGTGACCCAAGGCCAAGTCTTTCTCAGATTGAAAATCTCACTTCTAAAGGAAGCTCATCTGAGTTTGGTGACTTTGAGGAAGATACAGAAACTGtgaaatcattttctgatatgGCTCAGAGCTCCCAAGATGGTTCAAAGCATAGTAGTGAAGACTTGAAGAACGAACACAAGAGAGTCCCTTGTAGATCAACTTCACTTGGTGCAGGAGAGCATGTGGGCAAGAGCCTTGGCTGGCCCCTACTCCGCAGAGCGACTTCTGCGAATCCACAATTCCCAGCCCCAAGAGACATGTCTGTGGTACAATGGGTGATGAGCTTACCAGACCGTTCTCCACAGCAGTCTCCTCAATGTTCAACTATCAAAGAAAATCCTTTTGAAAGAGGTATTAGTGACATTGTTGATGAGGTTATCAAGGATAGTTGTTCTGATTTGGATGAGCTACCAGAAAAGTTAAAGCGTCTCCTGGAAACAAACTCATCTGGTTGCAGATGGTTCAGTCATGAGGTTCTGAAAAATTCCACTTCTCAATTCTCCTCAG AAAATCTTATTGGGAAAGGAGGATGCAACCTTGTGTTCAAGGGAACTCTTGCAGATGGCAAGCAAGTGGCAGTAAAGCTGATGAAGTCATCCAAAGAAGCATGGACGGATTTTGCCCATGAAGTTGATATCGTCTCCTCATTGAAGCACGAACACATTTTGCCTCTGCTTGGTTTCTGCATTGAAGACAATGTTCTAATCTCTGTTTATGATTTCTTGCCTAAAGGAAGCTTAGAGGGAAATTTACATG GCAAGAACATAGGCAAATCCGTATTGCCGTGGGAAGTCAGATTTAATGTTGCTGTTGGGATTGCTGAATCCCTCAATTACCTGCACAACGAATGTTCTCCACCGGTTATTCACAGAGATGTCAAGTCttcaaacattcttctcaccAAAGAGTTTGTACCACAG TTATCTGATTTTGGCCTTGCAATATGGGGACCAACAACTACATCTTTTCTGACTGAATGTGATGTGGTTGGAACATTTGGTTATCTTGCTCCTGAATATTTCATGTATGGAAAGATCAGTGACAAGATTGATGTCTATGCCTTTGGTGTGGTCCTGCTTGAATTATTATCaggaagaaaaccaattggctcTGAGACTCCCAAGGAACAAGAAAGCTTGGTCATGTGG GCAAAGCCTAAAATAGATAGAGGGGATGTAAAAGACATACTGGATCCAAGTTTGGGTGGAAAGTTTGATGAGGTTCAGGTGCTGAGAATGGTTCATGCAGCAAAACTCTGCATCACACGCTCAGCTCGGCTTCGTCCTAAAATGAGTGCG ATTCTGAAGCTCTTGAAAGGGGATTCAGATGTTGAAAAGCAAGTGAACTCTCAATCTTTTGATCTGGAGGATTCAGAAATCCATGAcgataatgatgatgatgaagtttATCCAAATTCATGTGCAGCGTCACATTTGGGTCTCGCACTGCTTGATGTCGATGATGATACAACATCATTCAGTAGTGCGGAGCGGAGCAACAGCGTTTCTTGGGAAGAATATTTGAAAGGAAGGTGGAGCAGATCATCAAGCTTTGACTAG
- the LOC109950597 gene encoding uncharacterized protein LOC109950597 produces MYRCMPFPPPGYLWKGVGGRALIELIKLNRGKVEADKEGKKENTRRRKEKRKRKENVEIKQKRPNLQDKGHKIDGEKKVQETTDSKIRKDNFTGEVKQPKKFEGKHDSSGSFCACWVGSLHADVDLLLPCLFQLKKCLDQVLYKKPVCSTPTQTDTDVQEKFKKTSIADEKAEAVLVPSFSQNGSLQIESRFKELVFNWVPPPLENLSSEFNDQDQQWLYDGVSLRNDTKKKIEAINDHLCYPFTMLF; encoded by the exons atgtaTCGGTGCATGCCGTTCCCTCCACCAGGTTACTTGTGGAAGGGTGTGGGTGGACGAGCTCTTATAGAACTGATCAAG CTGAACAGAGGAAAGGTGGAGGCTGATAAGgaaggaaagaaggaaaatacgaggaggaggaaagagaagaggaagagaaaggaaaatgTAGAGATTAAGCAGAAAAGGCCAAATCTGCAGGATAAGGGGCACAAGATTGATGGAGAGAAGAAAGTTCAAGAAACAACTGAcagtaaaataagaaaagataatTTCACTGGAGAGGTCAAGCAGCCCAAGAAATTTGAGGGGAAACATGACTCTTCTGGAAGCTTCTGTGCTTGTTGGGTTGGCTCCCTTCATGCAGACGTTGATCTTCTCTTGCCATGTCTTTTTCAACTGAAAAAATGCCTGGATCAAGTGCTATATAAAAAACCAGTTTGTTCAACTCCCACACAGACAGACACTGATGTGCAAGAGAAGTTCAAGAAAACTTCTATAGCTGATGAGAAGGCTGAAGCTGTTCTTGTACCCAGCTTCTCTCAAAATGGTTCTCTGCAGATAGAATCACGATTTAAAGAGTTGGTTTTCAATTGGGTTCCTCCTCCCTTGGAGAATCTAAGCAGTGAATTTAATGATCAAGATCAACAGTGGCTCTATGATGGAGTGTCACTCAGGAatgacacaaaaaagaaaattgaagctATCAATGATCATTTGTGCTATCCATTTACAATGCTATTTTAG